From a single Salmo salar chromosome ssa22, Ssal_v3.1, whole genome shotgun sequence genomic region:
- the LOC106583646 gene encoding neuronal acetylcholine receptor subunit alpha-4: protein MKFGSWTYDRTKIDLISMAGNVDQMDYWESGEWVLVDAVGNYNIKKYECCHEVYSDITYSFIIRRLPLFYTINLIVPCLLISCLTVLVFYLPSDCGEKITLCISVLLSLTVFLLLITEIIPSTSLVISLIGEYLLFTMIFVTLSISITIFVLNVHHRSPRTDTMPRWVRHVFLDVVPGFLFIRRPAVVKDNSKRLAEAMQKRATLWGEMEAELEASFPPTSPLEVQEILARSPSLSMGRSMEGSLPPKFPQQQQQPLDRSPSQYSILPEEPTTSSQPGCSPLFLHPLFLPRDKHHMARPKMRSLSLQYGLGEREQPQTSVRCRSRSIQYCCLHEEVSSMRNGMQRPLSQHPSLMEERKQSCSAVCKYHSGLAKEAKAMTKDQRLLVLSPSMKMAMEGVQYIADHLRSEDIDFSVKQEWKYVAMVLDRIFLWLFIMVCILGTLGLFVPPWLAGMIDLSF, encoded by the exons ATGAAGTTTGGCTCGTGGACCTACGACCGCACCAAGATCGACCTAATCAGCATGGCGGGCAATGTGGACCAGATGGACTACTGGGAAAGTGGCGAGTGGGTGCTGGTGGATGCCGTGGGCAACTACAACATCAAGAAGTACGAGTGCTGCCACGAGGTCTACTCTGACATCACCTATTCCTTCATCATCCGGAGGCTACCGCTGTTCTACACCATTAATCTGATAGTGCCCTGTCTGCTGATCTCCTGTCTGACTGTCCTGGTGTTCTATCTGCCCTCTGACTGTGGAGAGAAGATcaccctgtgtatctctgtgttgctGTCTCTCACCGTCTTCCTCTTGCTTATTACTGAGATCATCCCATCCACCTCACTGGTCATCTCGCTCATCGGGGAGTACCTCCTCTTCACCATGATCTTCGTCACCCTTTCCATCAGCATCACCATATTCGTGCTCAACGTGCACCACCGCTCGCCGCGCACGGACACCATGCCCCGCTGGGTGCGCCACGTCTTCCTGGACGTCGTCCCCGGCTTCCTGTTCATCCGGCGGCCTGCCGTGGTCAAGGACAACAGCAAGAGGCTGGCGGAGGCCATGCAAAAGAGGGCCACGCTATGGGGTGAGATGGAGGCTGAGCTGGAGGCCAGCTTCCCACCCACCTCCCCCCTGGAGGTCCAAGAGATCCTGGCccgctccccttctctctccatggGCCGATCCATGGAGGGTTCCCTGCCCCCCAAGTTTccccagcaacagcagcagccccTGGACAGATCCCCCAGCCAGTACTCTATCCTCCCGGAGGAGCCGACCACCTCGTCCCAGCCAGGctgctctcctctgttcctccaccctctcttcCTGCCCAGGGACAAGCACCACATGGCCAGGCCCAAGATGCGCTCCCTCAGCTTACAGTACGGCCTGGGTGAGAGGGAGCAGCCCCAGACCAGCGTCCGCTGTCGCTCACGCAGCATCCAGTACTGCTGCCTGCATGAGGAGGTCTCCTCCATGCGTAACGGCATGCAGCGGCCTCTCTCTCAGCACCCGtccctgatggaggagaggaagcagAGCTGCTCAGCTGTCTGCAAGTATCACTCAGGCCTGGCCAAGGAAGCCAAAGCAATGACCAAGGACCAGCGGCTCCTCGTCTTATCCCCGTCCATGAAGATGGCCATGGAAGGTGTGCAGTACATCGCAGACCACCTCCGTTCGGAGGATATCGACTTCTCT GTGAAGCAGGAGTGGAAGTACGTGGCTATGGTCCTAGACCGGATCTTTCTGTGGTTGTTCATCATGGTGTGTATCCTGGGGACCCTCGGACTCTTCGTCCCTCCCTGGCTGGCTGGAATGATAGACCTATCTTTCTGA